The Halichondria panicea chromosome 6, odHalPani1.1, whole genome shotgun sequence genomic sequence AAATCACGAAAGCAACCAGTGCTCTCATCGTTACGTGACATGTTCGTATTGTgaaacaataaattattatattgttcTGCACAAGGACATTAATACGAAGATTTACTTTGAAATATGTCCAGGTTACCCTCTGCCCTGTCCTAACGACTGTGGACAGAAGGGCATGCATACAACACTCTCTTATTGAAGCTCACAGACAAGTCTGTCCTCTGGAGCTAGTCCAGTGTCCCTTCTCTGAGGCTGGGTGTGGTGATACACTACGTAAGGATCTAGACGCATACATTGCTTCAGATACACAACAACATTTGGTCTTGGTCATGCTAACAATGACAGCTACGAAAAAGCATCTAGCAGAAACATTGACAAGTACCCAGCAGGATCTTGTACAAAATAAGAAACTTTTAGCAGCCACCCAGCAAGATCTTACTAAAGCAACAGAGACTGCGACAAAAATGCAACAGAACTTCAAAACCACGGTTTCTCGTGTGACTAGAGAACTTGAATCCATCAGCTGCATTTCCGAAAATATAGAAATTGACAGCATAAAGACAACAATGGTGCTAACGACTACGATGCTTGAGACAGATACGAAGTACTGTCTGCGTATGACAtgtgaccaatcagattccTTCTTTGTCAAACCTGGATACAAGATGAACATTCGGTACAAGAATTCACCGTACGTTAGTTATATGCtatcagtgcatgcatgttcttgGAAAGTGAAGAAAACGACGACCAACCGAGATGGCCGATGCTGGGAAAGATTTTCACAATAGAAGCTCCTGACAAGAAAAAGATTGCGGATATTATGATCTGCACGAGTTGCAAGGGTCAAAATCTCAATCCAGTACTGGGAGGTGCTTATACCACCAACGAGAAATTTCTTTCACTGATATCGTATCTCTTTGTACAAATCCAATTCATTTATACGTAACGTTTGAATACCAtttatgtacgtatgtatagaTGGACTAAATCATGACGTTCTAGACATGCAAAAGACTATGTATACACTGACAGTGTATCTGTTTATCATCATCAGTTTCAAGTTCTATAATTAAACACTTAGATTgtacacattgtatatatacggCACAGCATCTTTAGTCTGTCGGCATGGTCTTGTTTCCAACTTAGTTTCTAGACTGCCATCCAAGGGCTGTTAAACCTTAATTTGTAATAATGATAAtctgtaactgacacatggaCTCGCTAACTACAACCGTGTGAAAATATCAccatgcatgcttataataatattattataggtcACAGGACAAGTTAAATGTTATTCATCATCTCATTGAAGTTATTCACTCTCAATTTTAACTACAGTGGAATCTCCATAAAACGATAaccatatgcatgcattgggGAACAGTCTTTTGGTCATTTATAGATCTAGAGAGGAGATCTTCGCCGGTTTGAGAGGTTTCAATTGtcaccacataattatatgctcatTATGCGTCAATTCTgactgcaaatgaatcttggagtCTTTACTAACTGCTTCtctagctcatacaagctttgaagaGGCTGTAGGGACGAGCTACAGCTAGGCTTTCACAGTTAtgcaaattaattataagaagAAAAAACTTTCATGTTACTATTGACAttaacaaaccacaacaaccaatGCTCGTCACTATTATTGAAACACCTATGTACAAGATGCCGGGCTCAAAATCTCAATCGAGTAACTTCGAAGTGCTTATAATTGTATGTATCCCTTTActggtcaaattgttgtaaattttacaacaagaatctgggagggagcgtgctatcaacttgtgaatgttgcatgatattggattctgtggcagattggatagtatcatgaatgcgattatcctttgaagttctgctgagctgttcaattaggacacttaaaaacaaaaaaaaacaaaaaaaaaagagctatacagcatgtaggactgagtagtatccattggtagaccctctggactatcttggtagccatagaatattttcgaagaggaagcagcaagccattcgtgtacacaggcacttcacaaactctacaatagtctacatgcttgctaagcagcttagttgaccagagtgtagcttttaaaggccacacatacttccatcgaggcagcagcaaggcataaaatcgatggttagtttgtgcacagccattgacccacgcccatctctacaagccatagccacttcattgggggcggcgataacatcaagctaatttggcgggttgggctcagatgcaaactaaagtgatggaactgttccaggttccagattgtgtgcagttgacctggaaagggaTAAACGAGAAATTGCTTGCACTGACATCTGACTTCTTCATATTCCTTATCACAGTCATTGCACTAAATAATAATTCACCTTAGGAcagtgaacataattattacttgcaaTGTGAAAGGATTGACCAGGAAAAGTACCAAAACAATAAGTATAATTTTAATGACCTTTTGTTCTAGTGTAGTGCTatcagtattataattatgaatccaAGCACTGTTCTGTGTATTATGTAACTACACTGATGAACCCCCCTAAATACCACCATGTGCAATAGGACTTTAGTTAATGACAATTAAGTGATCCTCTCAAACTAAATATGCTGACTGTCACTGACTAACAATATCCCCGGGCCAGTTTTAATACAGTTGTAggtaatataataatacacatgGTCAAACAACCGCAACGACCAtcacaatgtacacaatatATATAATGGACTTGCCTTGTTGTAGTGTATACATCTCGTACTGTATTACATGATTCATTCTCTTGTTGGTTTTCCATTATTCATAATTCTTGTTGTGGATGCAGTGACAAATCTTTAACTTTTTGTTAGATGCATCCAAGGTAAGTTTTCTTGAGCTCACAGCTATAGTCTAAAGAGCTATGCGcgcacatgcatgtaactagcctcgatcccaggccgcacttccctcAGGGaaatgaaggccggtgaaggaggctagtatgTAACCTGAGCCCCTCCCTCTTTTCAATACGTGTGAAACGGATATGATCGTTAGCTATAACCATGCAATTTAGACTAGTCAAATTTGTGTTGGATATGATCGTATAGCTATGCAATATAGGTATTCTGGTGAGCAGCCCCTCGGCCTCCCCCCTAGATTATTGTGCAACGGTCAAGCAACGTGGTCTTCTGTATGTTGCTCACTCAATAGGCTGCCATTGCATTCCCCTTGTCACTTAACGTACTTTAGGTGAGTACACTTGTGCACACATAATAAATACACATTTTTAGAGTTCATATTTTAAGCAACACAAAAGGTATTGTGGCTCAAATCTATCGCTATTTCGTATTACATATTACAGCCGTAGCTAAGAACTGAAGCGCAAGCATGGACACAGATGCTCCAGAGGTTGAGTCAGGACAGCGGCAAGATGTAGACACGGCGGTCGTCTCCAAGAAGAGCCGAAAGCCTCGAACTAGAGGACTGTCAAAGAAGCTGCAAAACCAGGTCCGTGTAATATCAGTGCTCGTTTGAATTAAAGCATCACTGGACACTGGCAATAATATGTTTTGCTGTACATAACCTGTAATATCTATCACAACTGTAACTTATTTTCGCTTTAATTCAGACGGTGTTACtgctactgtgtgtgtgtatgtgtgtgtgtaaagcTACCTGCATGTGTTATACGTGTTATCAGAATAAAGTACAGGTTGTAGTATTACCGAAGTTGCTTTTACTGGTATTGTAGTCTGTACGGTATTGTAGTCTGTACGTGAAGTTGGTGTTTGCCTTAAATGTAATTCatgaggggaaattccctcGGGGTTCCCCAGAATGTGATAACTAAACAGAACTGACGCTAACTACAAGTGGGCCATTTGATGCATGACTCAGACTGTACACTCCCCCACGCATCCATTAAGGGGAATGTATCATATAAGTGTATTATTACTGTTTGTTTATTGATCCATCATTGTTTATCGGCGTGCTGTGGGGGAAACCCAGGGGAATTCCCTCCCACCTGTACACAGCTGGTGCAACTCGTATACAACACCTGTCACTTATAATGTTCGATACAAGATAACGAGTTGTTCCCATGATCATTGTTATTGATatgatacagtagaacctcggccctcgattatctgTAATCTGGCTTGGCAATTTGTTCTATGATAGGGTCAAAGTAAATGGACGTGTCTCTTTAAGCAtaacagctgttaccatggagacacatgcatgcttagTTTATTCAATtatcacttatccggcctgcctctggaaccataGGTGTCCGGATAACCGAGGTTCTACTtgacgtgtataattatgagaagtTTGCACAAAACCCTAGCTCGATCTATACAACACATGTGCACTGTACTTTTAACTAATTTATAATACTGTCCTCGTTGTTTTCTTTAGGTTGAGTTCTATTTTGGTGACGCCAACCTGCCCAAAGATAAATTCCTGCAACAGAAAATGTCTGAAGATGCTAACGGATGTAAGTATAGAAGAAGTACTGTACTATAAATCAGGGAtctgcccacactggtcggtggttgGTCGATACTATAACCACCTCTGAGGCATGTTAATTGTAGCAGATAATTTTCGAGGTTATAAATTGGCTATTTTGTGGGTAAAGTTTGTTTGTGAGTGACAGCCCAAAATGTTTACACTCATAATATTTCATGATTGAAATATTCGTAGCTAGTTCGAACACGTTGGCCCTCCCATTATTTTAGTCATGTGCACCTactatgcatgtacaacaattatataagcaggccacccccTATGTTTAATGGGGCCCAACgtttccatagcatgtgtttagaccagcaggccaccctctataatacagctacTGTATGTACTGTTGGTCTGTCCATTGTCTAGggttgcttataattattgtttgttaGTTAGTCTACTTTCAAAGCAATTTCAGGCAGGTATTGTCTTTGTGCCAAGTTTTTGTATTGTAATCGATTATCGTTGTCTAAACATTGTGGTTACGTGAATATCAAGttgtggtcataattatagtctttgCGTACAAACTATACCAAGTGTCTGTGGCTTGTGTTTCTTAAAGTGTTTTGCTGCATGGTTGAGTTATGTTGTGTGcaaaactgcatgcatgcatgggggtgGTTTCACACTTCCTAATAGAGTCGGATGTTGCaactatgcatgcaaactataattattatactagctGCTTTGCTGGCTCGTTTTGTTGCTCTAGCATCTATGAATAGCAATGCCAAtggtaatcataattatggttttgcCCCAAAACATAACGTGCAAATtaagctgattcagcaaatattgcatgcacatCACACTATTTAAGCAGTTGCATTACATTTATCTGTTCATGTTTGTACTAATTGAAACGAAGTACTAATAGCTTGTTTTTCACAAGGCTCTAGTGTCGAAACATTTTGTCAGCTTGTATTTACATTATTGACTGTGTATAGATTACAAGAGAATTGCAGTCAGTACAGTTGTCTGTCATTATTGCTATAGCATATACGCTACATAAGTTGTCATTCTGGCTTTAGATAATTGTACAAAATCAGTTAAATACTGCAGAGTAGCTATGGCTATTACTAAGAGAAATTTAGCTCTAGTAAGTACAGTTTGTCTAGGCTTACTGGCCATACTGCTTGTCCTTAGTAGCCATTCACAAGAAACTTCTGTGCATGAAAATTATAGAACTGAGTATAGTTACAGTGACAACGATGTGAAGTCAGAGCTGTTGGCTGTTGGACATAATGTAAGAAAGTGCTTCAATTCATCAGGACTTGGCAGCTCAGATTCTAACCTGCTCCAGTTGGGTATTGACAATGCTCAGTTGTTCATGAAAGAGTACAGGAAAGTCATACCAAGGAAGTCTCTGGAGCACCACGCCAGCCATTGCTGGCAGACTGACTACAGTGCATCAACTACTGCACTCAGTTGGTACACTGGGAGAGTCACTGGACGTATAGCTGGACAAAAGTTTGATCGGCCCACAGATTCTACATTTTATGGAAAAAGTGAATACCGTGAACTGAGCAGCCGTTTTAATGGTAAATTTTCTTCAAACACTGTCTGTTTACCGAAAGCCTATTTGCTTGGTTTTGAAAAATGTGGTTCTACGTATCTATGGTGCTTTATATCTAAAGTCATAAACGCCTTCAGTGAAAACTCTGGGAAAAGCTCTGATAAATACCATGCCGACAAAGAGCCTTATTTCTGGACACCATTCCTATACACAAAGTCACTACCACACTCTGACACTATTGGGAATCCATACTTGCTCAACTTCTTGCAAGCTTCAGATCCGAAAATCACCACTGAAGAAAGAAAACAAATCCTGCTCATTGATGGAACTCCAAGCACTGTCATAGAATGGCCTAAATTTCGAAAGTCTGATCCGGATCTTGCCAACTATTGCCTACTACCGAGCGCCCTTCCTCAACTATTCCCAAACTCTAAATATGTCGTGATTATGAGAGATCCTGTCGACATGCTTTACTCTAATTTCTGGTGGACTTACTACGTCGATGCATTGATATCATATAGTTTAATAAAGGATGTCCTCAATGCTGTCGAAGGTCCCAAGATTTTCCACGATCACTCTGTTTCAAAAATCAATTTCTTTTTGCAGTGTCTTCGAGAAGAATCGCAAGAACCGTGTCCGTTTGTCAACGCTACACCTGAAAATTATAGTAGTTGTATTTCCTCTCGTACCCACCTACTAAGCAAGTGTGTCAATGAAATTACTACCAATagaaaaagaaaagaatcGGCCATTCATCGAGGCATCTATTACGTTCATGTACGCAAATGGCTCAGTGTTTTGCCCCGTGATAGAATCTTGTTCGTAAGTTTAGAAACATTGAAGAAGGAGCCAGCGAAAATAGCATCGCAAGTTTTAGACTTGTTTGAAATTAATGGTGAGCGTAACAAGCTACCATTAACTGACAAAGTTGTCAAGAATATAACCTCTGACTGTTCGACAAATTCGAAGGGTTTAATAGATTACAAACACTCGCCAGATATCAAGAATATGCTTAAAGAAACAGAAGTTTTGCTAAAGAAATTTTTTGTGCCGTTCAATAAACTTTTGGCTGAGCTACTCGAAAGTGATCAATTCTTGTGGAACTCTTAATTCTTttgttatatatatagagcctTTGTACTATTGATAATGCGTGTGTTTTGGCACGCACTCTTACAGAACGTGAAGTACATATCCCATGCACCTTGTTGTCATTTTTGTGTCTTAAAAAACATTTAAAGTAGCCTAGCTTGTTTTTGTGTGCTTGATTGATACGTGTATGATCCTATTATGGTCTGAAGTATGTGAACATCTTCTAAGATTACACATTGCTCGTATCAGCTGTATTGGATATACAGAGAAGATTGATACACAGATACCTTTAAAGTAGATTGGTTATTAGTTATTACCAAGTGTTAGAGAGCCCGGCGTTTATGAGCATGCTATTACAATGTATGTTACATGGATTAGCTACTTCactgataattatggttttaTACATCATGTTCTCAGAGGCAGGCATTCTAAAATAGTGTTTCTACAAACAAAAGTATTACGAGACACAAGCATGCTcagcacgtataattatataaagtacAGTATACATTTCATGGGCTTGAGTACAATTCCTAATCCATCCACCATTGAATCCTCGATCGATTATTGTTCACTTCGATCGCTCCTCCCTCACATACGTACAGTTATACCGGTCCAAGTGATAGCTGACTTCAAGAAGATGAGATTGCTGACTGGAGACACTGGACTAGTTGTGAAGGCCATTAGAAACAGCTCGTTACTGGAGGTAAGGTGAATGGCATCTGTGAAGCCTTATAGATGAGGGTAGCCATTGATTGTCTTTATCACAAGTCTTTACTGGCATCAAGTGTTtggtactgcatgtgtgttttgTCACAACTGTTTGCTAACTGTTTTagtatacaggatgtgcattAGCTTTTAAGATTTCCCTTAACCAATAACCCGAAGTCCTACAAGGCTTCCAGTAACACCTATTGCATACTTACGTAAGACACTATTTCGTCAAGCCTGTTTATATTCCTcaggcctcaaagtctccattgCATGTGTTTGGAATTAATTTTACAGCCATTGTTCGTCTGCCCCGGCCAAGGGTGACTGCTATAAGCAGGTTTCATTGTATGCTCCAATTATAACAATTCTTCAGTTGTCTGATGACTCCCTGAGTGTCCGTAGGGTCTTGCCACTtcctgaccacaccccctccgaTGTGGATGAACGGACAGTGTATGTTGAGAACCTGCCCACACCCTCTACCACTCATGACGACGTCAAGAAAATGTTCAAGACTTTTGGGGACGTCATTTACGTGAGGtacgcataattatggtattacTAGAATTAGATTGACAGGTTGAGCAAACACTCATGGGCtacaaaaacaggcccaaaatagacttgATTTTtcaaaattaacgttattggacctaCACTATAGTTGtggctgttcaaagatgctatATTTAACGTAGGTCCCT encodes the following:
- the LOC135337200 gene encoding uncharacterized protein LOC135337200, with protein sequence MAITKRNLALVSTVCLGLLAILLVLSSHSQETSVHENYRTEYSYSDNDVKSELLAVGHNVRKCFNSSGLGSSDSNLLQLGIDNAQLFMKEYRKVIPRKSLEHHASHCWQTDYSASTTALSWYTGRVTGRIAGQKFDRPTDSTFYGKSEYRELSSRFNGKFSSNTVCLPKAYLLGFEKCGSTYLWCFISKVINAFSENSGKSSDKYHADKEPYFWTPFLYTKSLPHSDTIGNPYLLNFLQASDPKITTEERKQILLIDGTPSTVIEWPKFRKSDPDLANYCLLPSALPQLFPNSKYVVIMRDPVDMLYSNFWWTYYVDALISYSLIKDVLNAVEGPKIFHDHSVSKINFFLQCLREESQEPCPFVNATPENYSSCISSRTHLLSKCVNEITTNRKRKESAIHRGIYYVHVRKWLSVLPRDRILFVSLETLKKEPAKIASQVLDLFEINGERNKLPLTDKVVKNITSDCSTNSKGLIDYKHSPDIKNMLKETEVLLKKFFVPFNKLLAELLESDQFLWNS